In the Pseudanabaena sp. PCC 7367 genome, one interval contains:
- a CDS encoding AI-2E family transporter, which produces MIDFMEKQPPSIKLAIIFPLVFLNVWLLSLLCAYLQPIISILVTAGLVAFLLNYPIRLLEGINLKRSLAITVVFAAALILLAVLGFFLVPLLLNQLKELITNLPSWIDSGSQQLEQFINSPFAQGLPVDVGNLVAEPVQKITNELQSLARQSISFVISTLGSIFNILITLVLAIFLILGGKNFWDGIFDWLPTRHNHLIEESIAQSLQNYFAGQGILAILLSVVLSIIFTIMQVPYGLLFGIGAGLVSFVPYGGVFGNIIVTALVMLQDFGLGLQVLVVALVVGQINDNIVAPRLLGEIIGLNPAWLLLSLLIGAKIAGLLGLVLAVPIASAIKNTAIAIRDAPKLMPGIDQSEVALNS; this is translated from the coding sequence ATGATTGATTTCATGGAAAAACAGCCACCATCAATCAAGCTGGCGATCATATTTCCTCTAGTTTTTCTGAATGTTTGGCTATTGTCACTTTTATGTGCCTACCTCCAGCCAATTATTAGCATTCTGGTCACGGCGGGATTAGTTGCTTTTTTGCTCAACTATCCGATCCGCTTGCTGGAAGGAATTAACCTCAAACGCTCCCTGGCGATCACGGTGGTTTTTGCCGCTGCCTTGATTTTGCTGGCAGTGCTGGGCTTTTTCCTGGTGCCTTTGCTGCTCAATCAGCTCAAAGAACTAATTACCAATCTGCCTAGCTGGATTGATTCCGGTAGCCAGCAACTTGAACAATTTATTAATTCCCCTTTTGCCCAGGGGTTGCCAGTGGATGTGGGTAATTTGGTGGCCGAACCGGTACAAAAGATTACCAACGAATTGCAATCGCTGGCACGGCAGAGCATTAGCTTTGTGATTAGTACCCTGGGTAGCATTTTTAATATCTTGATCACGCTGGTACTGGCGATCTTCTTGATTTTAGGCGGCAAGAACTTTTGGGATGGCATCTTTGATTGGTTGCCCACCAGGCACAATCACTTGATCGAAGAGTCGATCGCCCAGAGCTTGCAAAATTACTTTGCTGGCCAGGGCATTCTGGCAATTTTGTTGAGTGTAGTTTTGTCAATAATTTTTACAATTATGCAGGTGCCCTATGGACTTTTGTTCGGGATTGGGGCAGGCTTAGTCAGTTTTGTGCCCTATGGTGGCGTGTTTGGCAACATCATCGTTACTGCATTAGTGATGCTCCAGGACTTCGGCTTGGGTCTACAGGTGCTGGTAGTGGCGCTGGTAGTTGGGCAAATTAATGACAACATTGTGGCTCCGCGATTGTTGGGCGAAATCATTGGCCTCAATCCGGCCTGGTTGTTGTTGTCTTTGCTGATTGGTGCCAAGATCGCTGGCTTGCTGGGCTTGGTTTTGGCGGTGCCGATCGCCAGTGCAATTAAAAATACCGCGATCGCAATTAGGGATGCGCCCAAATTAATGCCAGGCATTGATCAATCGGAAGTGGCCTTAAATAGTTGA
- a CDS encoding DUF7734 family protein: protein MEISMVRGICQRLEEYSIKYPQEVLFVRLEADGHFDEVAIFKGFSSSLMHPTAFDPDMPVIPDDAKILEVDRAKAPYNPKVPEYIERNITWAQFKKKMAKAGIKI from the coding sequence ATGGAAATAAGCATGGTACGTGGAATCTGTCAGCGGCTGGAGGAATACTCAATCAAGTATCCCCAGGAAGTTTTATTTGTGCGTTTGGAAGCCGATGGCCATTTTGATGAGGTGGCGATCTTTAAGGGGTTTTCCAGTTCATTGATGCATCCAACTGCGTTTGATCCTGACATGCCGGTGATTCCTGATGATGCCAAAATTCTGGAGGTCGATCGGGCTAAGGCTCCCTATAATCCAAAGGTGCCTGAATATATTGAGCGAAATATTACCTGGGCACAGTTTAAGAAAAAGATGGCTAAGGCGGGAATTAAGATCTAG
- a CDS encoding TPM domain-containing protein, with the protein MNKTPMPKLISMAIASLLIIFTVIANPTPAHAINAPELLPQEATSIIDLGRFLSDSQEVALNQKLDTFEQETGWKVKVLTQVDRTPGRAVKKFWGLNDRSVMLVADSRGNNLLNFSVGDQVYDLLPRGFWIELQSRYGNQFFVRDRGQDQSIMSAVTTIMTCLEQDGCLVVPGLPQEQWLLTLATSILGGLVFGFAGHPRQEGEIFAWRWALILTPLWGMLLVAFGIGPIVSRTSDLMPIVRNLAGFVGGAAIAFMFPFPAKEQPNGLSSNE; encoded by the coding sequence ATGAATAAAACTCCAATGCCTAAGCTCATTTCTATGGCGATCGCCAGTTTGTTGATCATCTTTACGGTAATCGCAAATCCAACCCCTGCCCATGCCATTAATGCACCGGAACTATTGCCCCAGGAAGCTACCAGCATTATTGACCTGGGTCGATTCCTCTCCGATAGCCAGGAAGTAGCGCTGAACCAGAAGCTGGACACCTTTGAGCAAGAAACGGGCTGGAAAGTCAAGGTGCTGACCCAGGTCGATCGCACCCCTGGTCGAGCGGTTAAAAAATTCTGGGGTCTAAACGATCGCAGCGTGATGCTGGTGGCCGACTCTCGTGGTAATAACCTGCTCAACTTCAGCGTAGGCGATCAGGTCTATGATTTGCTGCCCCGTGGCTTCTGGATTGAATTGCAATCGCGCTATGGCAATCAGTTTTTCGTGCGCGATCGGGGGCAAGATCAATCAATCATGTCGGCTGTAACTACGATTATGACCTGCTTAGAGCAAGATGGTTGCTTGGTGGTGCCTGGATTACCCCAAGAGCAGTGGTTGCTAACGCTGGCCACTTCGATTTTGGGTGGTTTGGTGTTTGGTTTTGCTGGTCATCCCCGCCAAGAGGGTGAAATTTTTGCCTGGCGCTGGGCTTTGATCTTGACTCCGCTGTGGGGCATGTTATTAGTTGCCTTTGGCATTGGCCCAATAGTCAGCCGCACTAGTGATTTGATGCCGATCGTGCGGAACCTGGCTGGTTTTGTGGGTGGCGCAGCGATCGCTTTTATGTTCCCATTCCCCGCCAAAGAGCAACCAAATGGTTTGTCATCGAATGAGTAG